From the genome of Branchiostoma floridae strain S238N-H82 chromosome 8, Bfl_VNyyK, whole genome shotgun sequence:
AAGAGAACCCACAGAGATGCTAGTTCACAGCTACCTGTGTGAAGGTTACAGGCAAGTTCTGCGCCAGTGTAGATCCAGAGAGACAAATAGCGAACAGAAGCCACGAACCAAAGTTTACTTGTTTATAGGATTTAGTCACTGACGCAAGCTCGATGCTTTGTCAACGAATTTGCTGACTGGCTGTTCACAGATACATTTATGTATACTGGTGATCTGATTGATCTCATTATCTTAACCAATGTGGGGGCTAGAACTTCAATCTGCTCTTTATGTTGAAACTTTCGGCGTTGGGAAGATTTCTGCCAAATCAACCTATTGAAAAACCATTGAGAATTTCGtgtattttcatatattttgtattgtattgaatgCTAGATCATTGTACTTAGTTGGGTAGAATAATGTAGGCGTGGCCCTGGAttttagatatttcatatttgagtGTGGATGACATAGCTACATGGTATGGACTGGAtctgtttattgtttttttagagTAGGTAACATGTACGCCTGTCTGTCATATACTTATAATTAACCTTCTTTAAAAGATATTGATGTCAAAATCGCAAGTGTGTTAGTACTGTAATGTTAGATTAGATTGACCCCCCTCTATATGTATGTAGCTAACACGTGTACATCTCTAGAGGCTGTTGAGACCGTTAATCAGTATGTAAACACGACACGTTTTTGTCGACCTTAAAGGAaacagacagggtcatttgagaggttgcggacggtacgcatgcattgaacgttagaatacaagtctttgtcgttgaattaatcaacattccgcatggcgataTCAACCATTTTCGGCAGAGTTAACGTTAACTTTAACAGGGTTAGTTGAGGCATTTGAGAGAATGTttcttggcggaaaacgcgggaaaattggccagtttgcgtttagttttgatacgtaggtttgacagtggcgaatCAGTATTCCGTCATAattatttgaactgtaaatctaaacaattggttTACATGTGCActttttatatgaataaagatcaatgggtactaaaagtatgtgtaacttattgctctttgtACATagtactggaaagaaaagtgatgtattttttccgagcaaaggtacttctagtgttgttgttgttttttattacataaaccttgtacattcaaattgtaagtaactttaaacttccagagttttagcccaataaaacactcacagtaccagggtatcaccactgacccccgaaaagaaaccctagaacaaggtagaaacttctatcctccgggtctcgcacACAACGAGCAGGAAAGNNNNNNNNNNNNNNNNNNNNNNNNNNNNNNNNNNNNNNNNNNNNNNNNNNNNNNNNNNNNNNNNNNNNNNNNNNNNNNNNNNNNNNNNNNNNNNNNNNNNCTATTTAATCATTTTTCTGAAAgatctgtgtaacacaaactccgctgtccagggctgtaactggcccctccccgcggagtttgtgctccaACAGCTATAAGCTGGGggaactgttgtagaaaataacaacacCAATGGCAGGCCAGGATTTTGGTCAAGCCCCCATTACCGTGGAAACCGGTTAATTAGCATGTCTCCAAAGCCCAGACGGTGGGCGGGCAAGATGCCTCTCCATTGTCTGTGCAGGCTATGGTTTTCTGTGTGAAGGTCCCATGGGAGCAGAAGCATGGTTGTGTTGGAAAAACAacatcttgtgtgtgtgtgggggggggggggggggtcaagaaACTTGAAGGAGTCTTGAAGCGCAGACGCTGCTTCCTGGAACTATTATTTTGCCTGGTTGTGAGATTATTATATTGTCCCATCAAAAGTTCTGCCACATGCACATTTATCTAAAAGAATGCCATTCTATGTAGAGCAATTTTCACATTCCTTCTTCGGTGTAACGGTTAGTTAACAATCAGAAAGACAATAGAACTGTGTATACATAGTTGGCTGTTCCCACCATCAGCACTGGTCAGCACACAACATGTGTACAGATAagaggtgtgatgctgtcaatcaccacatagcaACCCAACCCAGTCCCtagcaaccaaaagccaggctgtggtgggctgtgatgacaattacatacattatccatatatggaaaacccagttccCCTGTCTCGTGGCCATTCTCCATCAAGCTAATAgttggccggcggatgttgggcgggctgctataagcgagatttaatcaggctactcaGCCAGTAGGTTATGACACAgtaagatattaaaaaaaaatagaaagcccgataaaaacgactaaaaaaacgttaagaaAACGGCCGGAGCCTAccctcagcttggagagtacacagtacttgcacctgcttgataattattaaaacgcatgccatacttgaataaaattaaagttcactgcaataataaatgtacccacatcactaGGAGCTGATAACGGTACTTAGTTATTTtactggaaattgttgaatggcttcatgtaatttcatgatgaaaatcttcggAATAGAAgatgcggtgtttttttttttcactttcggaaaaataggagctgccgcgattctaaaaaacaattagttatgcataggggctcctgtggaagattatattcttccatatgggcccggggcatattgagcaagctctgttttgacctggaatcaattcacaatattagttctcttttggggataacttacagtcaaaatgttccattattgcgcaggggtgacttggaacagacaatgttgcgtgggaatgggtatggctgaaatatgttgtatttgcacccaagcaaatgtcggcctttctagttgtgtgtgtttgtgtatgtatagcctccataacaggctctctatggccttttttggcacttttgctggccattcctttttgtactgggtcgctgattgctggcctgtTCTGATAGCCGGCCATGtagagcctgcatggaaacgCTGCTACAAAgggatattaaaaaaaaacgattagGGCGATAACAAGGAGGTGCGATTTCTTCCTGCGGGGGCGGCTTATAACTGGGGTCGCCGAGTGGTAAAATGCTGCAGCCGACATGGGAATGCTTTCACAAATTGGGAATTTTTCCTAACGTATGTGTTAATAGGGCAGATGAATGgctaatctttttttttaatatcccTTTGTAGCAGCTTTTCCATGCAGGCTCTACATGGCCGGCTATCAGAacaggccagcaatcagcgacccagtacaaaaagaaatggccagcaaaagtgccaaataaggccatagagagcctgctatggaggctagtgtatgcatgtgtatgtgtatgtgtgtgtttgtgtatatatgtgtatgtgtatgtgtgtgtgtttgtgacgcACAGGGACAATGTCAAGGACGTGCTAGGACGTGCTAGGACGGCGAAACTTGAtgacttttcttaaaatattgttagcaacgattctgtgaaaaaaaaatttagtttgtgatctttcgtgttgccatggcaacgggtttctgacaggcatattttaccaaatttactaatttcagtttgaattatgggatttcatcgTTTGATTGCTAAACAAAACTTGTTTATCCATATCATTAggatcctgtgtaattttaagttacattcataattaattattcataatttatgctaatttgatgacgtcatgggtcaaaatcaaagatggcggacaatgccattttcaacgataaatacatgtttttttactcaaattccgccaaaatcttttattttcttacaaaacacaatcatttgaaccttttaAGTCCACTTTCATTGGTTTTTttgggttatatgtggaaaaattcgtattttagaaaattaaagcttgtcgatccaagatggcggacaaatgacgtcattttctgacgtcatattggcgtcagtgtcgtcgtaatttgcaacaaaagacttggcaggcAAAAACCAATATGATAACCAGTATAGTCATTTTctttaatacctttaagtatagtggaaatttcatatgtagacgattttagcctaaaatatgacattatgacgtcataattacgtcaaatTACGTTATAACCATACTTAACTTACAGTAAATATAAAACTTCACTAGTAAATCATCCCCTCtgaatttggtgatcgtaacctaagccgttttgaaattacgaagggggggggtcaaaagagccccccccccccaggtatCCCACAAAAGccccgtctggatagggttaagttcCTGATCATGAATTTGTATAATTTTAATATGTAGGTTTTGATGAAACATGACAATTTGGGACACCCTAGCAGCTGTAACACCACCGATGGTACAACGGTAAAGTCCATAGTCGAAATGCACACGTATGTCCAAGATCGATGACCTCAATTTGAGTCAACCGGCTTGTGTTTTTGCGTGTTTGTTTGACAATGACGCGGCAATGTTGTTGTTCACATTAAGCAATTGTTTTCTGCACGGTATCAAATTGAATTTTGCTTTCTTCACAGTTAATTCATCAAACAGGATTTTTGTCGAATGCCTAAACGAGGTTCATGCATACCTTCGACATGAAATTACAAAGCATCGCGAGAACCTGGACAACGACAATCCACGAGACTTCATCGACCTCCTCCTCATCGAACTACAGACCCAAGAGAAGACCGACTGCTTTACCGAGGAGAACATTTTGTTCATAATTGAAGACCTGTTTTTTGGTGGAGTCGAGACCACAGTCACCACCTTGCGATGGGGTCTTCCCTACATGGTTCTGTGTCCAGAGGAGCAGCAAAAGGTACATCTCAGTGAGCATGTGCTAGAAATGGTCCAAGTTCAAGATCTTTCACCTCGACTAGGAAACACTTGTCTAGACGTTTATGCAAAGTTCTGCTGCCTTACAGCGGGTTACAGTCGATTTCAGTGACTTTGTTCATAGTTAAGAACCATTTAGTGTTGCAAAAATGTCCATTTCGTGTATACATGCACAGAAACAAGAATCGTGAGTATTGTGTTAAAATAAAGGCCCccgagacaaaaacaaaacacgtctggacaatttatgcaaatcaagacaaaGGTCGAGTCTAGAACAATTGAAACGTCAGGGGCTTACACTATTGACAAATTACCCACTATTCCTTTCGCTGCGCATGCGTGATCCTAATTGTACAGGAGCTGATCGTATACAAGCCAAATGATCTTTAATATATAAAGTTTGACCCATAACACAATTCATAACTCACATATGCGCACTTGGAACCCCAGAAAGCTCATTTAAAGTAAAAACGACTATTTAAACTAATGGACACATGATTTATATAAGAAAACTCTGTAACAGGTCCAAGCTGAGCTGGACAGTATCCTGGGAACAGACCATGACGTGCCCACCCTGGCCCACAGGTCCCAGCTCCCGTATACCGAGGCTACTATCATGGAGATCCAGCGAATCAGGGCCCTCGTTCCCCTTGGTGGTCCTCACGCTCCAAACGAGGACACAACTTTTCTAGGCTATGACATCCCATCAGGAACGCAGGTGAGAGATTTATAAACAGCATCGTTATCTTCGTTACGTCTTGCTGAACTTTGACATCGACCACAATGCATTACTCACACATGAGCACTCGGATCTTTGGGGGTCGTGCATGGGACGTACTAAACGCGAGGCAAATATAGAGATTTCTTGTTCACGTTTCAGTTGAGTGATTATATGTCAAATTAAACTCTTTATATTTAACTTGAATTGCAGAATGatgtttctatatatatatagccccACGCTACATGGCATGTTACTACGGTATTGATACAGACATTGTACAATCTATTCGTTTTGAAGGTTCTTCCCATCCTGTGGTCAGCTCATATGGACCCGGAGTTCTGGCCGGACCCAGAGAAGTTTGACCCCTGTAGATTCCTGGACGCTGACGGCAAGGTGGTTACCAGGCCGGAATCCTTCATGCCCTTTTCTACAGGCAAGTTTTTTTCCAAAGACCAACAAAAGCAAAAGTGTGTTTTAGAACCTTAAAGTATTCCGTCATAAACCAGTATTTGGTGTAATTAAAAATGATTTGCTTGTTCTTTTAATTCTTTCTCGTTATCCTATACTACAGGCCGCCGTGTCTGCCTTGGTAAGCAGCTGGCTAAGATGGAGCTCTTTCTGCTCTTTTCTTCCCTCCTGAAacacttcaacttcaagttgcCAGAGGGCGCCGCTGCACCTTCGACAGATGGCTGCCTGGGTTTAACTTTGGCCCCACCAACAGTGAATATGTGTATAATTCAGCGCTAGGATACTCGTTTCAAAGCAAATTGCGACAATGATTGATAATACACAAGTAAACATGTACCCAACAagtatttatatgtatatatatatatatatatatatatatatatatatatatatatatatatatatatatataaccataACCTCTGAAGCTTTGACATATGCGCACTATTCAGCGGAATCTATCATACTTTGTTTCTGATAGATCGTGTAGCGCCTAATATGTTATCACTCATTTTACGACATCGCAGATATTGCTGGTCAAATTGACGTTTACATTTATGAGATGATAACTgactgaactttattgctcgacaattgtacaagataaaacgtatggcaacaactactaaTTTTATACAGATAtctagttacagaacaacaGAATAATAGCATCAATAACATTATAAAGTTTATAGTACAGTCACGTGTGAATGATCTGGTCTCACATTTAGAATAATATACAGACACTATAACCTTGTTATGCGGATGTGTGCGCAACAATTCTATAGGTGACAATGTATGGTAATGTACAGGTAACAAAAGTGAAAGGTACTATATAACAACAATACTAATTACTACATTAATAATGGACAACATCAAGTGGGGTGTGCATTAATTACTTAAGTGAACTATCGCGAACATGATATTGTGTATGTCTATGCTACTTTGCGGCATTAATCAAATATTATTTAGGAATGGTgcagtttctttttttgtattgcGATGTAGATGTATTAACCTATGTGAATATCTGTAGATATAAGAGTAAATTGAATATATCGCTACTTGTGTGAGGCAATGTTGTATTGGGTTTACATGTGCTCAATTGTGTTAACTTTTGCTTGAAgtaataaagttttaaaaattgtaTAAGCAAGTAGTATGGATATTGAAGGTAATACAAGCCGTACAATATTAGGACGGGGTAAAATCCTGGTGTCATTATTATCTGACTGAAGCTTGTTGAAGCACCGAAGTTGACCTCCCACTTTTGAACCAAAACGATAAAGCGTTAACGTTCTGCTAGTGATGACATACTACAGACTaatgtgtattttgaaaatctggcaaaaaattgtgacctttgtcAAGCTTTGATCTGCAGTTGACCTGCAAAAGGCTAATGGTGGACTGGACTGGCCCATTAttaattattatcatatagccaggcgccgcggaccaagcagaaggccccgtttcatgttggttatgacgccgtaacgcatagattccggccagcccAGTGTGTAatgctccttctgattggtcagattgAATCGACACTGACACCGTTATCGATGCAAATTGACACTTATGTCGTTGTctattcattctgaccaatcagaaggagcgatacacaggaaagtaagagatatgcaggcattggccaatctaaaggagcgaaacatatgccagagcataGGGAATAAGTACTTGCTCCCTCGGttgttttattcggtggttatagcaaaggcctaggcgttatgacaccatatacacctcgaggcgggtcattaacccttaattgatAGGAAAGGAGGTGATAAACAATTGAGGTAACGTCACACTTTTCGAACGAAACCATAGATTAAAACATGTGGTTAAATCAACCATTACGACATTTGGGCAATGGGTATCGAATGGGGTTGGAGGTAAAATACCATATCTACTATGTGTTTCATTTATATGTtgtcataatttttttgttataAAAAATCAGTTTCCCTATGTTAGCATATAATCTTGTGTTACAGTTTTGATTTTATATAATTCTGATCAGGattatttctgtatttctgcttgtttatttgtatttactACGCCTATTGATTTGTATTCATAAGTATTACTCCattcacttttttttacttgcttTATCATTATCGCAGGATCCGTAGTAtttcatttgtatttgtttgtttttgttggaaaatgataaaatttattttaaaaaaacatattcatGTCCTAATATCTCAAGTTTACAATAGTGTTTTTATGAATTTATGGAATATAGCAAAATATCAAATTGACATTGAGAATGTTGACGCCTTCGTCTAtctactttatttatttatttaaagagATTTTCACATATAGCTGACTGAGACAACCTTTGAGGAGAAATTTCAaagcaaaaagtacaaaattatCACTTTGTAAGATGCTCGTTTCAACCTCAGAGTTTATCAGAAATCCTTCATTCCAGTTCCAGATTTACAGGTAGGTAATAAGTTAATGACAGAGATGGGCACTAGTACAGTCTCAACCACAAGTCTTATGAAAATCTCAGTATGTACTAAATTGAGTTAAGAATAAACAATAATCGTTGAATTTCTAATCAATGACTTCTACACACATCTTAGTGCACTCGTAACCCACTCAATCAGATCAATTCATTTTCTTCTCCATTTCATATGTAATAGAAGTATACTAACTGGCATCGCATTACTCTGAAATTGACTTTATTACTTGTGGTACGTTTTAACAGCGAATGAAGTTTTCATGGCCACTAACTGCTTAATGTAATTTTGCAATGTATGTCTTTAAAAATGCTTAAAAAACATTTACCTTTGGCCTCCCTATTAATATTATTAAGCTAAAAGTATCCGTACTTGCACCGAGGTGCAGTTAACATCTAAAAGTAGCCAAATCTATTACGGACACTCATTTGTCGTATGTCATCCTACGACTTCAATACAGTCATATACTTTTTTCAACAGGCTAACCAAACAAACCACTGACCAGGATCTAGGACAATATTCTCCGTAGTAAGACAATTGAAATTTATACGATATAATGCACGAGTATCCCAAGTATTCCCGCatttattgtatatatgtagCTACGATCTACGTAATGGGTCTTTAGAGATGGTTCTCCGTAGTAGGTCAAGGTTGTACAATATGACAAATATATGTACTGGAaaaatatataaagatatatgttTGTTGATggatataaatatacatatattcatCATTTACTTTTCAGTTGGCATTATGTCAATATCTAAAATATCTAAACAAGGTAACTCAGTCACCTTTTAGAATATAGGTATTGTGAGCCAATATCACAATTATGTCGACATTGTATCCCTAGCGTTTGGTTATGCACATATTAACTGTTGGTGGGACATAGGTTAAACCCAAGCAGCCAACTGTCGAAGGTGCAGCGGCGCCCTCTGGCAACTTGAAGGTGAAGTGTCTCAGGAGGGAAGAAAAGAGCAGAAAGAGCTCCATCTTAGCCAGCTGCTCACCGATGCAGGCACGACGTCCTGTTTAAAAAGGATGATgcgaaaatgtaagaaaaaaataataacgaCACCAATGACTTTATAACTTCATAGTGCATTGTTAAAAAGAGACAAAATTTGACAACAAAGCACAGAAAGCGTTTACATTTATCAGCTACCTCGtacgaagaaaaaaaatacttatgGAGATTTCGGCGGAATTTGGGTTTCAAaccattggaaaaaaaaaacttgcctgTAGAAAAAGGCATGAAGGATTCCTGCCTACGGACCACATTGCCATCAGAGTCCAAGAATCTACGGGGGTCAAATTTCTCTGGGTCCGGCCAGAACTCCGGGTCCATATGAGCTGACCACAGGTTGGGAAGAACCTTCAAAACGAATAGATAGTAAAAACATTCTTTAACTGTCGGTATCAATACCATAGTGACATGTCATGTAGCGTGGGGCTGTATATATAATAACATAATTCTGCAATTCAAGTTCAATACAAAGAGTTTATTTGACATATAATTACACGATTAAAACGTGAAAAAGAAATATCCATATTTGCCTCGCGTTCAGTACGTCCCATGCACGACCCCAAAAGAtccgagtgcgcatgtgtgAGTTATGCATTGTGGTCGAGGTCAAAGTTCAGCGAGACGTAACAAGATAACAACGCTGTTGATAATCTCTCACCTGCGTTCCTGATGGGATGTCGTAGCCTCGGAAAGCCGTGTCCTCGTTTGGAGCGTGAGGACCACCAAGGGGACCGATGGCCCTGATTCGCTGGATCTCCATGATAGTAGCCTCAGTATACGGGAGCTGGGACCTGTGGGCCAGGGTGGGCACGTCATGGTCTGTTCCCAGGATACTGTCCAGCTCAGCTTGGACCTGTTACAGAGTTTTCTTATATAAATCATGTGTCCATTAGTTTAAATAGTCGTTTTTACTTCAAATAAGCTACCTGGAGTTCCAAGTGCGCATATGTGAGTTATGAATTGTGTTATGGGTAAAACTTTATATATTGAAAATTCCTTGGCTTGTATACAATCAGCTCCTTCACAATTCCGattacgcatgcgcagcgacaggaatttggggtaatatgtcaaaagtgtAGGCCCCTGAAGTTTCAATACTTCTAGTCTCGACTACTGTCTTGATTTGTATTAaaatgtccagacgtgttttgtttttgtctcggGGACTTTCGTTTTGACACATTACTCAGGATTCTTGTTTtcggcgacgcctcaggggcgagccaaatggtatatattaggttcagtctgcaaaaattctaggaattgcacagacATGTTTTTACAGGCATGCTAGGCATGTTAGCCTCAAtgaatgtgaaatggaatttgggtcatgtccCATGAAGCTGTGATCAGGGGGATGGTTAGGTCAGCTGAGGTCAACTGATAGGGATAGCCAAATACCATATGTAGAAAGGAAATGTTACAAGGacataattttgttttgaatgagGCAAATTGTAATTACATTCAGAGCCCTAATgtattttcatggcatatactaaaaGTATATTAagttcacacactggtaattttcatggcatatactttAGGTAATATCAAGGgccccccgcccccccccccccccattaacCCCACACCCCGCCCACACACTCCAAAACGgcacccaaaaaaaaaaaaattaaaaaaaaacaaaaggaaaccaaaaagaaaaaaaaaaagaagaaaaaataaaaaagaaaaaaaaaaaaaaacataaaaaaatcaagTGACAGACCGGTCCTAGGACTTCTGCCTAGCACCCGAGAGCTCCATAGAAGTGATCTCGATCGATTAAGGTATAtcaaggcacacacacacatacacacacacacacacacacacacacacacacacacacacacacactcgcgctcaaaatcctttttttggtTACACCCAAAATTGCAAGCACAAGGACATGTATGATAcagccaaataaatcaaatcaatcaaataaaaacaagtgtTTCCTAGTTGAGGTGAAAGGTCATGAACTTGGACGTACACCATAATCCATTACTAGCACATACGCACTGTGATGTACCTTTTGCTGCTCCTCTGGACACAGAACCATGTACAGAAGACCCCATCGCAAGGTAGTGGCCGTGGTCTCGACTCCAGCAGTAAACAGGTCTTGGATTATAAACACAATGTTCTCCTCTGTTAAGCAGTCGGTCTTCTCTTGGGTCTGTAGTTCGGTGAGGAGGAGGTCGATGAAGTCTCGTGGATTCTCGTTGTCCAGGTTCTCGCGATGCTTTGTAATTTCATGTCGAAGGTATGCCTGGACCTCGTTTAGGCATTCGACAATAATCCTGTTTGATGAATTAACTGTAAAGAAAATGCAATATGATATCGTGCAGAAAACAATTGCTTAATGTGAGCAACAACATTGCCGCGTCATTGTCAAACAAACACGCAAAAAGACAAGCCGGTTGTCTCAAATTGAGGTCATCGATCTTAGACATACGTGTGCTATTGGACTATGGACTTAACCGTTCTACTATCGGTAAGGCGGTGTAAAAGCTGCTAGGGTGTCATGTTTTATCAAAACCTACATATTAAAATTATAGAAATGTATCAACAGGAACTTAAGATGgtacaaacaaaagcaaaaacgGTACCCCGTCGCATCGGAACATCCTTcctggacctaaaaatgtttttgtgtgtcagCCATAATAAAGTAGTTGTTTTTGATGCTAACATTACTAATCGATGAAGGTAGGAACCGAACATACCATATTGTTACGGTCAGTGAACACGTTATAAACACTAACTCAAGATAATGATTAAGTGCTTAAACTTAAAGTAATTCATGAACAAACCGTCTTTACATATCTAATatcatagcctgggtaccatccgactACTACGGGGCATGCGAGGGTATCGGTATCAAAGGGGCCTCGGTagtaatcggatggtacccaggctattagTATATCCTACCTCCCGGTACGAATCGCAGAAATGGAAATACGGTCATCAGCTGACTCGATCCAAGTTCGGCGAACAGTTTGTTGATGCTTTTGGTCAGTTCCAcaaacgtgacgtcatcataGTCGTAGCGTTTCCCGAACACCATGGAGCAGGTGATGTTGGCGACTGACACAGTCAGGTTGTCGGCGATGTCACGTGGATTTGCGTCCCCTTGTTCCGACAACTATTAAAAAATACACACCACATGGCTCAGATTGTCCATCTTCTCATGTCATGGTTGTATCTACTATACTTATTAAGAACAACaaaggccatgttcatttggAAATGACAAAGACTGAGATGTACTCACAACTCAAACAGCTATCAGCTAATCGGAATTACTTGTTAGCTGTGTTGTGACGTTATCGAAGACTTATTTTGTGCCTTTCAAGGGCTTAAAGTGAGAATGTTCGCAAAAATACCAGACAGAGCTGACGACCCTCTTCTCTGATGTTTTCTTCCATACTGCCCGGTCCCATTCTCATTCCCAGGTTTCTCAGCGCACTGTAGGCAAACTTGCGTTTTTCTTTGTAGGCTTCGTTGAATTTTGAGAACCCGAGGTCTGTGAGATATATGatatcataatatatatatatatatatatatatatatatatatatatNNNNNNNNNNNNNNNNNNNNNNNNNNNNNNNNNNNNNNNNNNNNNNNNNNNNNNNNNNNNNNNNNNNNNNNNNNNNNNNNNNNNNNNNNNNNNNNNNNNNNNNNNNNNNNNNNNNNNNNNNNNNNNNNNNNNNNNNNNNNNNNNNNNNNNNNNNNNNNNNNNNNNNNNNNNNNNNNNNNNNNNNNNNNNNNNNNNNNNNNNNNNNNNNNNNNNNNNNNNNNNNNNNNNNNNNNNNNNNNNNNNNNNNNNNNNNNNNNNNNNNNNNNNNNNNNNNNNNNNNNNNNNNNNNNNNNNNNNNNNNNNNNNNNNNNNNNNNNNNNNNNNNNNNNNNNNNNNNNNNNNNNNNNNNNNNNNNNNNNNNNNNNNNNNNNNNNNNNNNNNNNNNNNNNNNNNNNNNNNNNNNNNNNNNNNNNNNNNNNNNNNNNNNNNNNNNNNNNNNNNNNNNNNNNNNNNNNNNNNNNNNNNNNNNNNNNNNNNNNNNNNNNNNNNNNNNNNNNNNNNNNNNNNNNNNNNNNNNCCAGCTGGGGTACATGGTCGGCGTTTTccaaagatccctggggggaaaccccgtacatacataacaataatcaatgacaatacaaaattaaataaaTTGTAACTTAGCAAGAATCGATAAAGAATAACGCAATTTAACTAAGACAagata
Proteins encoded in this window:
- the LOC118420947 gene encoding cytochrome P450 2C31-like, coding for MFSALLSEVSICTIAVFLVVFLTLLVFFKRRKNLPPSPSGSWPVVGHLLSLGRAPHLKLTEWRKQYGDVYTVRMGMEDVVVLNGCRAIKEALVDYKDAFSSRPSVYVLNLFSGFGKNLGFSKFNEAYKEKRKFAYSALRNLGMRMGPGSMEENIREEGRQLCLLSEQGDANPRDIADNLTVSVANITCSMVFGKRYDYDDVTFVELTKSINKLFAELGSSQLMTVFPFLRFVPGVNSSNRIIVECLNEVQAYLRHEITKHRENLDNENPRDFIDLLLTELQTQEKTDCLTEENIVFIIQDLFTAGVETTATTLRWGLLYMVLCPEEQQKVQAELDSILGTDHDVPTLAHRSQLPYTEATIMEIQRIRAIGPLGGPHAPNEDTAFRGYDIPSGTQVLPNLWSAHMDPEFWPDPEKFDPRRFLDSDGNVVRRQESFMPFSTGRRACIGEQLAKMELFLLFSSLLRHFTFKLPEGAAAPSTVGCLGLTYVPPTVNMCITKR
- the LOC118420526 gene encoding cytochrome P450 2U1-like; translation: MLLFTLSNCFLHGIKLNFAFFTVNSSNRIFVECLNEVHAYLRHEITKHRENLDNDNPRDFIDLLLIELQTQEKTDCFTEENILFIIEDLFFGGVETTVTTLRWGLPYMVLCPEEQQKVQAELDSILGTDHDVPTLAHRSQLPYTEATIMEIQRIRALVPLGGPHAPNEDTTFLGYDIPSGTQVLPILWSAHMDPEFWPDPEKFDPCRFLDADGKVVTRPESFMPFSTGKFFSKDQQKQKCVLEP